In one Nitrososphaera viennensis EN76 genomic region, the following are encoded:
- a CDS encoding poly(R)-hydroxyalkanoic acid synthase subunit PhaE: protein MPDMIKKIHACGSFCNYPSFTPHDVINICTSAGRGRFLQLQKPQNLYLIVKILHNISYNSIIPIQTNYNSWRVNSTLVNNRSDLIMTTDDSKNNNFKPGLTPDQASKMFDMWSEVLKLPTIGPMYAFTRDFNTYANEFVSLGKIMADMKTHMDQYWSMINAAYTKASKETAERAPKQFLTKDDFDGYRKAMIEAFEDAFTGLYASPEFSQVYGKLFSSQLDMSRAMQTITERNFKALNLPTRGEMDEILKDIHELKRSVRDLKRSLEKQ from the coding sequence ATGCCAGACATGATAAAGAAAATACACGCCTGTGGCAGTTTCTGCAACTATCCATCCTTTACGCCGCATGACGTAATAAACATCTGCACCTCAGCAGGAAGAGGTCGTTTTCTGCAATTGCAGAAGCCTCAAAACCTGTACCTAATAGTAAAGATTTTACATAACATTTCATATAATAGCATAATTCCCATACAGACAAACTATAATAGTTGGCGGGTGAACTCTACCTTAGTCAATAATAGAAGTGATTTAATAATGACGACTGATGACAGTAAAAATAACAACTTCAAGCCCGGGCTAACCCCGGACCAGGCAAGCAAGATGTTTGACATGTGGTCCGAGGTGCTGAAGCTGCCGACCATAGGCCCCATGTACGCATTTACGAGGGACTTTAACACGTACGCAAACGAATTTGTCAGCCTAGGCAAGATAATGGCTGACATGAAGACCCACATGGACCAGTACTGGTCCATGATAAACGCCGCCTACACCAAGGCGTCAAAAGAGACGGCCGAAAGGGCACCAAAGCAGTTCTTGACCAAGGACGACTTTGACGGCTACCGCAAGGCCATGATAGAGGCGTTTGAGGACGCATTCACCGGCCTGTACGCGTCGCCCGAGTTTTCGCAGGTCTACGGCAAACTGTTCAGTAGCCAGCTGGACATGTCAAGGGCCATGCAGACCATAACCGAGCGCAACTTCAAGGCGCTCAACCTGCCGACGAGGGGAGAGATGGACGAGATCCTCAAGGACATACACGAGCTAAAGAGGTCTGTCCGCGACCTGAAAAGGAGCCTAGAAAAACAATGA
- a CDS encoding peptidase associated/transthyretin-like domain-containing protein translates to MEQHSKSGKKVIVILVGVIIALGALSAYLAYGTLSDQKSSGFNGSDNNVEGNNNGAATNNATSPLLALSEVTAKNENGEKIGTIEQSLQIKNGQPITLHAVFTNPSEKNVENVVVLQVRDGDGNEVVNVMNNATIAGSTQYSIDSMWHPDTVGKYTMFIYVFKPKDVQNTDFALTKPVKVAELEVV, encoded by the coding sequence ATGGAACAACATTCAAAATCCGGCAAAAAAGTAATCGTAATCTTGGTAGGCGTCATAATAGCATTAGGTGCGTTATCAGCATACCTGGCGTACGGAACATTATCAGACCAAAAATCTTCCGGTTTTAACGGAAGCGATAACAATGTCGAGGGAAACAACAACGGTGCTGCCACCAATAATGCTACATCTCCCCTACTGGCATTATCTGAAGTGACTGCAAAAAATGAAAACGGAGAGAAGATAGGCACAATCGAACAGAGTCTGCAAATAAAAAATGGACAGCCAATCACACTACACGCAGTCTTCACCAATCCTTCTGAAAAGAATGTGGAGAATGTAGTGGTGCTTCAGGTAAGAGATGGGGATGGGAATGAAGTGGTAAATGTCATGAATAATGCAACGATTGCAGGAAGTACACAATATAGCATCGATTCAATGTGGCATCCGGACACTGTCGGAAAATACACGATGTTCATCTATGTATTCAAGCCCAAGGACGTGCAAAATACGGACTTCGCTCTTACCAAACCTGTCAAAGTTGCAGAACTTGAAGTGGTATGA
- the phaC gene encoding class III poly(R)-hydroxyalkanoic acid synthase subunit PhaC, whose amino-acid sequence MTQQETLPDKPEQQKQQQPRSPAAATTELAIKPAEDLAKEAQENLRKIEKTREILHTAGRVEVGQTPHEVLVETRAYRLLHYQPLVSKTFKTPILTVYALINKSYVLDLQPDKSWIRSLLTQGFDVYLIDWKDPSTVDKYLTFDDYVNGYISDCVDTVLKKSKADKLTLHGYCMGASMSIMYTALHQEKVRNLAVIAPVIDTEKDSTVIGNMAKHMDVAKMVDTIGNLPPEQLFACYSALKPFKQGVAKYFNLVQNIDNEPFVGNFLRIEKWLYDTPPIAGATFREWISDIYQDNLLAKNEFYLGDLVVDLSKITVPLLNLVADEDHLVSPECSVPLNDMVSSTDKRLMRFHTGHVGLIASSYSQNNVLPKVGQWLKARSQ is encoded by the coding sequence ATGACACAGCAAGAAACGCTTCCAGACAAGCCGGAGCAGCAAAAACAGCAGCAGCCACGATCGCCTGCCGCTGCAACAACAGAGCTGGCGATAAAGCCGGCAGAAGACCTGGCAAAAGAGGCGCAGGAGAACCTTCGCAAGATTGAAAAGACAAGGGAAATCCTGCATACCGCAGGAAGGGTCGAAGTCGGCCAGACGCCGCATGAAGTGCTGGTAGAGACAAGGGCATACCGGCTTTTGCACTACCAGCCGCTTGTGAGCAAGACCTTCAAGACGCCCATTCTGACAGTTTATGCGCTCATCAACAAGTCGTATGTGCTTGACCTCCAGCCGGACAAGAGCTGGATAAGGAGCCTGCTGACTCAGGGCTTTGACGTCTACCTTATTGACTGGAAGGACCCGTCAACCGTGGACAAGTACCTGACGTTTGACGACTATGTCAACGGCTATATCAGCGACTGCGTCGATACCGTGCTGAAAAAGAGCAAGGCTGACAAGCTGACGCTGCACGGCTACTGCATGGGCGCGTCAATGTCCATAATGTACACCGCCCTGCACCAAGAAAAGGTGCGCAACCTGGCAGTAATTGCCCCTGTCATTGACACTGAAAAAGACTCGACAGTCATCGGCAACATGGCCAAGCACATGGACGTTGCCAAGATGGTCGACACGATAGGCAACCTGCCGCCAGAGCAGCTGTTTGCATGCTATTCTGCGCTCAAGCCGTTCAAGCAGGGAGTCGCCAAGTACTTTAACCTAGTGCAGAACATCGACAACGAGCCGTTTGTCGGCAATTTCCTGCGCATAGAAAAGTGGCTGTACGACACCCCTCCGATAGCCGGCGCGACGTTCAGGGAGTGGATATCTGACATTTACCAGGACAACCTGCTCGCCAAAAACGAGTTCTACCTCGGCGACCTCGTTGTCGATCTGTCAAAGATAACTGTGCCCCTGCTCAACCTCGTCGCCGACGAGGATCACCTTGTTTCGCCAGAGTGCAGCGTGCCGCTCAACGACATGGTGTCAAGCACAGACAAGCGCCTCATGCGCTTCCACACAGGCCACGTCGGGCTCATCGCCAGCTCGTACTCGCAGAACAACGTGCTCCCCAAAGTGGGACAGTGGCTCAAGGCAAGGTCCCAATAG
- a CDS encoding chitobiase/beta-hexosaminidase C-terminal domain-containing protein, with protein sequence MLVLNILVSVPAANSARAATIPGACNCVIFRLDDVQDFWLNTVQVAVMDRFIDRNEKLNIGAVMNFIGNDSSVVNKVRAGLLSGQFELASHAWDHVDYTTLSPQEQHDTLQRANQKMVALWGTSAMVFIPPYNIYNNATLTALQSLDMKMISAEFDQELLSIYNPDEPDSPDNKVYKAIPGSDIADSFGIYHLPEVIGFYTYEDTMPAKNPVNTIADRINATIASYGYAVVTLHPQDFAVKSNGVPVNPAQVNSAEIADLDTLIDNIHAQGYVIKSYSEVTNVPPPTITDITPPEFTPPIDLPVVSSSQLTIINDLGPYSVLDNVDPDPEVTNDAPPAGFPQGITKVTWKATDESNNFVQKIQYVTVQANADTVRPTVAITEPQNNSHKGGPTAGVNIMVTGKASDSQTGIKKVEVRTNGTAYKPAAPGSDGNWTSWSFSLPISKSGVYNVTAKAEDFWGLNQWAYSLVTVTLGANVDVDAPQITAPPPFTKEATGILTPVSRAELTEPEVHDNVDLDPTVTNNAPGGAEGSGFTVGTHIVTWRAEDDAGNVATANQTVTITAASPVLPKPKAGAYNAPQSVTLTPLLANSTIHYTTDGSTPTANSTTYTGPIQISKSTDLKLIAVDLQGDAGNVTTLSYVIDTTAPTVTASPAGGTYSTAQSVVLAPSESNSTKIYYTTDGSTPTTSSTEYVTSIAIASTTTLKFVAKDSVGNLGPVGTENYVINVVSSGSGGGGGGGGGGGVGSGGSMTVGGEVFTYPDSHFVTHQLDKIKFVSFGVVSPQNSNVVLTTAAPGQQVSISATFKNYQNKPQNYVYITQVEKNGITFRIDWQAGAVNTGQTETVSRSWTTPVEPGNYAIKLFVWDKLSGSPAALSEVGTSRISVTEPANTAEVAVPPQS encoded by the coding sequence GTGCTTGTTTTAAACATCCTGGTTTCTGTTCCCGCTGCTAATTCTGCCCGCGCGGCTACCATTCCCGGCGCGTGCAACTGCGTCATATTTAGGCTTGACGACGTCCAGGATTTCTGGCTCAACACGGTCCAGGTTGCAGTCATGGATCGTTTCATTGACAGGAATGAAAAACTAAACATTGGAGCAGTGATGAACTTTATCGGAAACGACTCGTCTGTAGTAAACAAGGTAAGGGCAGGTCTTTTATCCGGGCAGTTCGAGCTTGCAAGCCACGCGTGGGACCACGTCGACTACACGACCCTGAGCCCCCAGGAGCAGCACGACACGCTGCAGCGGGCCAACCAAAAGATGGTCGCGCTCTGGGGAACCAGTGCGATGGTCTTTATACCGCCGTACAACATCTACAACAACGCTACCCTCACCGCGCTCCAAAGCCTTGACATGAAGATGATAAGCGCCGAGTTTGACCAGGAGCTTTTGAGCATATACAACCCTGACGAGCCGGACAGCCCGGACAACAAGGTCTACAAGGCAATACCTGGTTCTGACATCGCAGACTCGTTTGGCATATACCACCTTCCAGAAGTAATCGGCTTTTACACTTACGAGGATACCATGCCTGCCAAGAACCCTGTAAACACAATCGCGGACAGAATTAACGCCACCATCGCTTCGTACGGGTATGCCGTGGTGACCCTGCACCCCCAAGACTTTGCCGTCAAGTCAAACGGGGTTCCTGTCAACCCTGCTCAAGTTAACAGCGCCGAAATAGCCGATCTGGACACGCTCATTGACAACATTCACGCGCAAGGTTACGTGATAAAGAGCTACTCTGAAGTTACAAACGTTCCGCCGCCTACCATAACTGATATCACTCCGCCTGAATTTACACCTCCTATAGATTTACCTGTGGTTTCATCGAGCCAGCTTACCATTATCAACGATCTTGGACCTTACTCGGTGTTAGACAATGTTGACCCTGATCCAGAAGTTACCAACGACGCACCTCCGGCGGGATTTCCACAAGGAATTACCAAAGTGACTTGGAAGGCGACTGATGAGTCAAATAATTTTGTTCAAAAAATACAGTATGTCACAGTCCAGGCAAATGCAGACACTGTCAGGCCCACAGTTGCTATTACCGAGCCGCAAAATAACAGCCACAAGGGCGGACCTACAGCCGGGGTAAACATAATGGTGACGGGAAAAGCCTCGGACAGTCAAACTGGAATAAAAAAAGTTGAGGTAAGGACCAATGGTACCGCCTACAAGCCAGCCGCTCCTGGTTCTGATGGAAATTGGACCAGCTGGTCTTTTAGCCTGCCCATCAGCAAATCAGGCGTCTACAACGTTACTGCCAAAGCTGAAGACTTTTGGGGGCTAAATCAATGGGCTTATTCTCTTGTCACGGTAACCCTTGGCGCTAATGTTGATGTGGATGCCCCTCAAATAACCGCGCCGCCGCCTTTTACAAAGGAAGCGACGGGCATACTGACCCCTGTTTCACGTGCGGAACTTACAGAGCCCGAAGTGCATGATAATGTTGATCTCGATCCAACTGTAACCAACAATGCTCCCGGCGGCGCAGAAGGTTCTGGCTTTACTGTAGGGACCCACATCGTTACATGGAGGGCAGAAGATGATGCTGGAAATGTTGCAACTGCAAACCAGACAGTCACCATAACTGCCGCCTCTCCAGTACTGCCCAAGCCAAAAGCTGGAGCATACAACGCCCCGCAATCAGTCACCCTGACGCCGCTGCTGGCCAACTCGACAATCCACTACACCACAGACGGCTCGACGCCTACGGCAAACAGTACCACGTACACCGGGCCAATACAGATATCCAAAAGCACTGACTTGAAGCTCATTGCAGTGGACTTGCAAGGCGACGCTGGCAACGTCACGACCCTGTCGTATGTCATTGACACTACGGCCCCGACAGTCACAGCTTCGCCTGCAGGCGGCACGTACAGTACGGCCCAATCTGTTGTTCTTGCGCCAAGCGAATCCAACAGTACAAAGATCTACTACACCACCGACGGCTCGACGCCCACAACGTCCAGTACCGAGTACGTTACCTCAATAGCTATAGCATCTACCACGACGCTCAAGTTCGTCGCCAAGGATAGCGTTGGCAACCTTGGCCCCGTCGGCACCGAGAACTATGTCATCAACGTCGTTAGCAGCGGAAGCGGCGGTGGAGGAGGAGGCGGTGGTGGCGGCGGAGTAGGCTCTGGCGGCAGCATGACTGTCGGAGGCGAGGTCTTTACCTACCCGGACTCGCACTTTGTGACGCACCAGCTGGACAAGATCAAGTTCGTCAGCTTTGGAGTCGTGAGCCCGCAGAACAGTAACGTCGTACTCACTACTGCCGCACCCGGACAGCAGGTAAGCATATCTGCCACGTTCAAGAACTACCAGAACAAGCCGCAGAATTACGTCTACATAACCCAGGTTGAAAAGAACGGGATCACCTTCCGCATCGACTGGCAGGCCGGCGCCGTAAACACTGGACAGACAGAGACTGTGTCAAGGTCATGGACGACACCCGTAGAGCCTGGCAACTATGCAATCAAGCTCTTTGTATGGGACAAGCTGAGCGGGTCTCCTGCCGCGCTGTCTGAAGTGGGAACGTCTAGGATCTCTGTGACAGAACCTGCTAACACCGCGGAAGTAGCGGTGCCGCCGCAATCATAG